A region from the Melanotaenia boesemani isolate fMelBoe1 chromosome 11, fMelBoe1.pri, whole genome shotgun sequence genome encodes:
- the LOC121648994 gene encoding histone H2B 1/2 has product MPEPAKSAPKKGSKKAVTKTAGKGGKKKRKTRKESYAIYVYKVLKQVHPDTGISSKAMSIMNSFVNDIFERIAAEASRLAHYNKRSTITSREIQTAVRLLLPGELAKHAVSEGTKAVTKYTSSK; this is encoded by the coding sequence ATGCCCGAACCCGCCAAGTCTGCGCCCAAGAAGGGCTCCAAGAAAGCGGTGACCAAGACCGCTGGCAAGGGAggcaagaagaagaggaagaccaGGAAGGAGAGCTACGCCATCTACGTGTACAAGGTGCTCAAGCAGGTCCACCCCGACACCGGCATCTCCTCCAAGGCCATGAGCATCATGAACTCGTTCGTCAACGACATCTTTGAGCGCATCGCCGCGGAGGCTTCTCGTCTGGCTCATTACAACAAGCGCTCCACCATCACGTCCAGGGAGATCCAGACCGCCGTGCGCCTCCTGTTGCCCGGTGAGCTGGCTAAGCACGCCGTGTCCGAGGGGACCAAGGCCGTCACCAAGTACACCAGCTCCAAGTAA
- the LOC121648990 gene encoding histone H3, whose product MARTKQTARKSTGGKAPRKQLATKAARKSAPATGGVKKPHRYRPGTVALREIRRYQKSTELLIRKLPFQRLVREIAQDFKTDLRFQSSAVMALQEASEAYLVGLFEDTNLCAIHAKRVTIMPKDIQLARRIRGERA is encoded by the coding sequence ATGGCGAGAACCAAGCAGACTGCCCGCAAATCCACCGGAGGCAAAGCCCCCAGGAAGCAGCTGGCCACCAAGGCGGCCCGCAAGAGCGCTCCGGCCACCGGCGGCGTGAAGAAGCCTCACCGCTACAGGCCCGGTACCGTGGCTCTCAGGGAGATCCGACGCTACCAGAAATCCACCGAGCTGCTGATCCGCAAGCTGCCCTTCCAGCGCCTGGTCAGAGAGATCGCTCAGGACTTCAAGACCGACCTGCGCTTCCAGAGCTCCGCTGTCATGGCTCTGCAGGAGGCCAGCGAGGCCTACCTGGTCGGCCTGTTCGAGGACACCAACCTGTGCGCCATCCACGCCAAGAGGGTCACCATTATGCCCAAAGACATCCAGCTGGCCCGCCGCATCCGCGGAGAGAGAGCTTAG
- the LOC121648991 gene encoding histone H2A-like, whose protein sequence is MSGRGKTGGKARAKAKSRSSRAGLQFPVGRVHRLLRKGNYAQRVGAGAPVYLAAVLEYLTAEILELAGNAARDNKKTRIIPRHLQLAVRNDEELNKLLGGVTIAQGGVLPNIQAVLLPKKTEKPAKAK, encoded by the coding sequence ATGTCTGGACGCGGAAAGACCGGCGGTAAAGCTAGAGCCAAGGCCAAGAGCCGCTCCTCGCGCGCAGGACTGCAGTTCCCAGTTGGTCGTGTCCACAGGCTGCTGCGTAAAGGCAACTATGCGCAGCGCGTGGGAGCCGGAGCCCCCGTCTACCTGGCGGCTGTGCTGGAGTACCTGACCGCTGAGATCCTGGAGCTGGCTGGAAACGCTGCTCGCGACAACAAGAAGACCAGGATCATCCCGCGTCACCTGCAGCTGGCCGTGCGCAACGACGAGGAGCTCAACAAGCTGCTGGGCGGAGTCACCATCGCTCAGGGCGGCGTGCTACCCAACATCCAGGCGGTCCTGCTGCCCAAGAAGACCGAGAAGCCCGCCAAGGCCAAGTAG